The window TACTGTCCTAACAGCAAAAACTTCCAAGAGGCTGCAAAAAGAATTGTTGAGGAGATGGCAAAGAGATACAAAGACCATCCGGCAGTTATAATGTGGCATATCAGCAACGAATACGGACCATATTGCTATTGTGATACTTGTGCAAAGGCTTTTCGAGAGTGGTTAAAACAAAAGTATAAAACCTTAGATGAGCTGAACAAGCGCTGGAATACTGCATTTTGGGGTCATACATTTTATGATTGGGATGAGATTGAAGTTCCATCATATCTTAATGAAGAGTATGAATATATGCCAGGCAGACAAAAAAGCTCATTCCAAGGGCTTTCACTTGATTATAAGAGGTTTATGTCTGATAGTTTGCTAAATCTTTATAAGATGGAAGTTGAGATTATCAAAAAATACATGCCAGATGTGCCTGTTACAACAAACCTTATGGGCACATTTAAACCACTCGATTACCATAAATGGGCACAGTATATGGACGTAGTTTCTTGGGACAATTATCCTTCTATCAAAGACTCTCCACATTCTATAGCTTTCAAGCATGACCTTATGCGGGGGCTCAAAAGAGACCAGTCTTTCATATTAATGGAACAGACACCAAGCCAGACAAATTGGCAGTGGTATAATTCAGCAAAACGCCCTGGAATGATAAGACTTTTGAGCTATCATGCGATAGCTCATGGTGCGGATTCTGTGTTGTATTTCCAGTGGAGACAGTCGGTTGGGTCGTGTGAAAAATTCCACTCTGCAATGGTACCTCATGCCGGGCACTTGAATACAAGAGTTAGCAAAGAGCTAAAACAGATTGGCGATGAGCTTTTGCGCTTAGATGAGATTTTAGAATCAGTAAACAAGAGCGAGGTAGCACTTTTATTTGACTGGGAAAACTGGTGGGCACTTGAAGAGAGTATGGGATTTAGAAACGACATTTCGTATTTAGAGCACATTGATTCATATTACAAGGCTTTGTATAAACTCAAAACAAACGTAGATGTTATTGACCCAACTGAAGATTTATCAAGGTATAAACTTGTTGTTGCACCACTTTTGTATTTGCTTGATAGTAATACTGCAAAGAATATAGAAGAGTACGTGAAAAATGGAGG is drawn from Caldicellulosiruptor naganoensis and contains these coding sequences:
- a CDS encoding beta-galactosidase, whose product is MSKIKLKKFLYGGDYNPDQWTEDVWEQDIEFMKYYNVNAVSMPIFSWAQLQPSEDKFTFEWLDRIIDKLYSNGIHVILATPTASQPAWLSKKYPDVLPVDIYGRKRKHGARQNYCPNSKNFQEAAKRIVEEMAKRYKDHPAVIMWHISNEYGPYCYCDTCAKAFREWLKQKYKTLDELNKRWNTAFWGHTFYDWDEIEVPSYLNEEYEYMPGRQKSSFQGLSLDYKRFMSDSLLNLYKMEVEIIKKYMPDVPVTTNLMGTFKPLDYHKWAQYMDVVSWDNYPSIKDSPHSIAFKHDLMRGLKRDQSFILMEQTPSQTNWQWYNSAKRPGMIRLLSYHAIAHGADSVLYFQWRQSVGSCEKFHSAMVPHAGHLNTRVSKELKQIGDELLRLDEILESVNKSEVALLFDWENWWALEESMGFRNDISYLEHIDSYYKALYKLKTNVDVIDPTEDLSRYKLVVAPLLYLLDSNTAKNIEEYVKNGGIFITTFLSGLVDENDRVILGGYPGWFRKLLGIWIEEIDALFPDMKNAIILEKPLGILDGRYECDFICDVIHLEGAKALAYYEQDYYKGMPCVVENTYRNGKAVYIGTRPEQRFIEGLIKYYADIAGVKPILPVPEGVEVTKRTKDGKEYIFLLNFNNYDVCIDLPQEFYELITQKNLSGRVMLSAKEVMILRK